A single genomic interval of Methylophilales bacterium MBRSF5 harbors:
- a CDS encoding lipoprotein — translation MSIFKKTYTKTIELSAKPAATFYLFLLSFTEASFFIVPPDVMLAPMCLAQPKRIWKLTLIAILGSVLGGVLGYFIGMYGFNLVQPYIEQYGYQSHYDLALQWFADWGFWAIFIAAVTPIPYKIFTIAAGALMMNLPLFLIASFLGRGLRLFGVACFVKFFGERVDYFIQRYINQLGWFITGLIGIVIIFEFLTN, via the coding sequence ATGAGTATTTTTAAAAAAACCTACACTAAAACAATTGAGTTATCTGCTAAACCAGCTGCAACTTTTTATCTCTTTCTTTTAAGCTTTACTGAGGCCTCCTTTTTTATTGTCCCTCCCGATGTAATGTTGGCACCGATGTGCTTAGCCCAGCCTAAGAGAATATGGAAACTCACTTTAATTGCTATTCTTGGATCAGTGCTTGGTGGAGTGCTTGGATATTTTATTGGTATGTATGGATTTAATCTTGTGCAACCTTACATTGAACAATACGGTTACCAAAGCCATTATGATCTTGCCCTGCAATGGTTTGCTGATTGGGGATTTTGGGCCATTTTTATTGCTGCTGTGACGCCAATTCCTTATAAGATTTTTACTATTGCCGCCGGGGCCTTGATGATGAATTTACCCCTTTTTCTAATTGCTTCCTTTTTGGGAAGAGGTTTGAGGTTATTTGGCGTTGCTTGTTTTGTAAAATTCTTTGGGGAGCGAGTGGATTACTTTATTCAGCGATATATTAATCAGCTTGGATGGTTCATAACTGGCTTAATTGGCATTGTAATTATTTTTGAATTTTTAACGAATTAA
- a CDS encoding GTPase: MAVQWFPGHMTKAKKDFEKNLKYNDLVIEVVDARLPHSSENPMLNQIIKNRAKPHLKLLNKSDIADEKVTKQWINFFQKETNISALAVSAKNKKNKVDIKNACMKLVPHRGTSVKPVRAIIIGIPNVGKSSLINLLTQKKIAKTGDVPAVTQMQQRIIVDNDFVLTDTPGLMWHKIESEIQGNYLAASNIIGINAYDETEAALYLLDCLKENYSWNLIDRYKLDKTIINQPSEDIIEAIAIKKHMLLKGNNPDLRKSAVIILQDYRSQKIGKISLEFPEK; encoded by the coding sequence ATGGCGGTTCAATGGTTTCCTGGTCACATGACCAAAGCAAAAAAAGATTTTGAAAAAAATCTCAAATACAACGATCTTGTCATTGAAGTGGTAGATGCGAGACTGCCTCACTCATCTGAAAATCCGATGTTAAATCAAATTATTAAAAATCGTGCTAAGCCGCACCTTAAATTGCTCAATAAGTCTGATATTGCAGATGAAAAAGTTACTAAACAATGGATTAATTTTTTTCAAAAAGAGACAAATATTTCAGCACTTGCCGTATCAGCTAAAAATAAAAAAAATAAAGTTGACATAAAAAATGCGTGCATGAAGCTTGTGCCTCACCGAGGAACAAGCGTCAAGCCTGTCCGAGCTATCATTATTGGAATACCAAACGTTGGCAAATCCTCCCTCATTAATCTATTAACGCAAAAAAAGATTGCTAAAACTGGGGATGTTCCTGCGGTCACCCAAATGCAACAAAGAATTATTGTTGATAATGATTTTGTTTTAACCGATACCCCAGGCTTGATGTGGCATAAAATTGAAAGTGAAATACAAGGTAACTATTTAGCCGCCTCAAACATTATCGGAATCAATGCGTATGATGAAACTGAAGCAGCACTGTACTTACTCGATTGTTTGAAAGAAAATTACTCATGGAATTTAATCGACCGTTATAAACTTGACAAAACAATCATTAATCAACCATCCGAAGATATTATTGAGGCCATTGCCATAAAAAAACACATGTTACTCAAAGGCAATAATCCTGATTTAAGAAAATCAGCAGTTATTATTTTGCAAGATTACCGATCACAAAAAATTGGGAAAATATCTTTAGAATTTCCTGAAAAATAA
- a CDS encoding SAM-dependent methyltransferase produces MEKTYEIRPDQSIELLKELHILTRDQKLNQDSRRKLKQIYHLANFIEPIIQTYEKKPFTLIDHGAGKSYLGFILYDLIIKNTLGKIIGVEINKELVKKSIQLMQKFKFPNMSFMSQDIASSNEIIKNAEIVTALHACDTATDEAIDFALQKNADWVVVIPCCQAEVYQHLKKNKSNNLNHHLVELYRHGIHSREFGSMLTNVLRCLKLEYHGFKVTVTELVGWEHSMKNEIIIAENIKQKKPSAGARIEKLLTDFDLSELQSRFLNI; encoded by the coding sequence ATGGAAAAAACCTACGAGATAAGACCTGATCAGTCAATTGAGCTATTAAAAGAGCTTCATATTTTGACTCGCGATCAAAAGCTCAATCAGGACTCCAGAAGAAAATTAAAGCAAATTTATCATCTTGCAAACTTTATAGAACCCATTATTCAAACATATGAAAAAAAGCCCTTTACCTTAATTGATCATGGGGCAGGGAAGTCTTATCTGGGATTTATTTTGTATGACCTCATCATCAAAAACACGTTGGGCAAAATCATAGGGGTTGAAATCAATAAGGAGTTGGTGAAAAAATCAATCCAATTGATGCAGAAATTTAAATTTCCAAACATGTCGTTCATGTCACAAGATATTGCTTCCAGTAACGAGATAATTAAAAATGCAGAAATTGTTACAGCTCTGCATGCTTGTGATACTGCTACAGATGAGGCGATTGATTTTGCATTACAAAAAAATGCAGACTGGGTTGTGGTCATCCCTTGCTGTCAGGCTGAGGTATATCAGCACTTAAAAAAAAATAAATCTAACAACCTCAATCATCATCTAGTTGAACTATATCGCCATGGAATTCACTCAAGAGAATTTGGAAGTATGTTAACAAACGTATTAAGGTGCCTAAAGCTTGAATATCATGGTTTTAAAGTCACGGTGACAGAGCTGGTCGGCTGGGAACATTCTATGAAAAATGAAATCATAATAGCTGAGAATATTAAGCAAAAGAAGCCATCTGCAGGCGCCCGCATTGAAAAATTATTGACTGATTTTGACTTATCAGAGTTACAATCTCGATTCTTAAATATTTAA